A window of the Zootoca vivipara chromosome 14, rZooViv1.1, whole genome shotgun sequence genome harbors these coding sequences:
- the MFAP1 gene encoding microfibrillar-associated protein 1, with translation MSGSSSALMKQPPIQSTAGAVPVRNEKGEISMEKVKVKRYVSGKRPDYAPMESSDEEDEEFQFIKKAKEQELEPEEQEEELASDPRLRRLQNRISEDVEERLARHRKIVEPEVIGESDSEVEGEAWLAEREDTSEEEEEEIDDEEIERRRCMMRQRAQERKNEELEVMEVEDEGRSGEESESESEYEEYTDSEDETEPRLKPVFIRKQDRVTVQEREAEALKQKELEQEAKRMAEERRKYTLKIVEEETKKELEENRRSLAALDALDTDDENDEEEYEAWKVRELKRIKRDREEREAIEKEKAEIERVRNLTEEERRAELRANGKVITNKAVKGKYKFLQKYYHRGAFFMDEDEDVYKRDFSAPTLEDHFNKTILPKVMQVKNFGRSGRTKYTHLVDQDTTSFDSAWGQESAQNTKFFKQKAAGVRDVFERPSAKKRKVT, from the exons ATGTCGGGCTCCAGCAGCGCCCTCATGAAGCAGCCCCCGATCCAGTCGACGGCGGGGGCCGTCCCCGTCCGCAACGAGAAGG GGGAGATTTCGATGGAAAAGGTGAAAGTAAAACGCTACGTCTCGGGGAAGCGGCCAGATTATGCCCCCATGGAGTCCTCGGACGAGGAGGACGAGGAGTTCCAGTTCATCAAGAAGGCCAAGGAGCAGGAGCTCGAACCAGAGGAGCAAGAGGAAGAGCTGGCCAGCGACCCCCGTTTGCGCCGCCTGCAGAACCGCATCTCAGAGGATGTGGAGGAGAG GCTGGCAAGGCATCGTAAGATTGTGGAACCAGAAGTGATAGGGGAGAGTGACTCAGAAGTGGAAGGAGAGGCCTGGCTTGCAGAGAGAGAGGACAccagtgaggaggaagaggaggagattgACGATGAG GAAATTGAACGTCGCCGTTGCATGATGCGGCAGCGTGCACAGGAACGTAAGAATGAGGAGCTGGAAGTCATGGAGGTGGAAGATGAGGGCCGTTCTGGAGAGGAGTCCGAATCAGAGTCTGAGTATGAGGAGTACACAGATAGTGAGGATGAGACTGAGCCACGTCTGAAACCTGTCTTCATCCGCAAGCAA GACAGAGTCACAGTCCAGGAGCGAGAGGCCGAAGCACTGAAACAGAAGGAACTGGAGCAGGAGGCCAAGCGAATGGCTGAGGAGAGGCGCAAGTACACCCTGAAG ATTGTtgaagaagaaaccaagaaagaGTTGGAGGAGAACAGGCGCTCCTTGGCAGCCCTCGATGCTCTGGACACCGATGATGAGAATGATGAGGAAGAGTATGAGGCCTGGAAAGTGCGGGAGTTGAAGCGCATCAAGCGGGACCGAGAGGAGCGTGAGGC GATAGAGAAAGAGAAGGCAGAAATTGAACGAGTGCGGAATCTGACTGAGGAGGAACGACGGGCTGAGCTCCGAGCGAACGGCAAGGTCATTACCAACAAGGCAGTGAAGGGCAAATACAAGTTCCTGCAGAAGTACTACCATCGGGGGGCCttcttcatg GATGAAGATGAGGATGTATACAAGAGGGACTTCAGTGCTCCAACTCTGGAGGACCACTTCAACAAGACCATCTTACCCAAAGTCATGCAG GTGAAGAACTTTGGGCGCTCTGGACGAACAAAGTACACCCACTTGGTAGACCAAGATACAACCTCTTTTGACTCTGCATGGGGGCAGGAGAGTGCACAGAACACCAAGTTCTTCAAGCAGAAGGCAGCTGGTGTGAGGGATGTCTTTGAGAGACCCTCTGCCAAGAAGCGGAAGGTTACCTGA